TCATCAATGGTGGATAGTCTAGTCTCCTTTTATATTATCTGCCAAACATGACAtaaatatgttatatattttcgtgtgaaaattacattttatatgggtttttcaataaagtttttttttttatgaacaaAGAATTATATTGAAACacaaaaacaattacaaaaaccAGCTCAAAAAGAGCCCCTCAATCCGAGGATTACAAGAGATTAAGCTTCTCAAGAAAAACTAAATCTTTACTTTTCAGCTTAGCTCTAGACAAATTAACAACTCTAGCTTTTAAACAACTTTGCACCTGAGAAACAACTTTGTTAACAGAAACAGAAAAGTAATTAAACAAACACTGATTCCTGTTCCACCAAACCAGATAGACTGAAGCTGCTAAACCAGCAGTTAAAACCTTCTACTGGATACCCTTCGGCTTCCCCACCATCCACTCAACCCAGTCATGAAATTGCACAGGCCAGACATTTCTGTCCAGCCAAGCAACAATTTGATTTCTCACTTGTTGAGAGAAATGACATTGAAAAAACAAATGTTCATGACACTCCTGCTGTAACTCACAAATTGGACAGAGGACAGAAGGCAACTGCAGATGACATCTTAATAAATTGTCTCTGGTTAACAAATGCCTCAAAGTAGCTTGCCAAAGTATAAATCTATGTTTAGGCAAGGTCAAATTGCACCAAACAACATGAGCAAAAGGAACTCTTTCCTTATTAACCAACTGAATATAAAGATTGCTGGTCCTCACCTTGTTGTTCACCAATGCTTTGTCTAACATCTCACCATTGATGACAGATTTCAGCTTAATTAGTTTGCGCCACTACCAGCTCATATCAGACTGAAGATTGTACTCCCAAATAGATTTCCCTTTAAGATAAACGACATCAATCCATTTCACCCAAAGAATATCCTGCTTAGTAGAAACAGCCCAGATATATTTAGCTAGAAGCACCATATTCCATTTGGCCCCTTCCCTGAAACCAATACCCCCCAAATGCTTAGGAAGGCAAACTTGATCCCAAGCCGTGAGGTAAAGTTTACTCCTGTTTTCATTCCAGCTGCTGGTCCCCCACAGAAACTTCCTACACATGTGATCAATCTCAGTAATAACACTCTTAGGGAGAagaaaaatactcatccaaaCGCTCTAATTCCCAATAAAGCAGAGTGTATAAGTTAAGCTTTTCCAGTAAAGGAAAGATGACGATTGGACCAATGATGTAATTTCAATTGAATCTTCTTTATTATATTAGCACAATCCCCTGCTTTCCATTTGGTAGGTCTCAGTGGGACTCCAAGATATTTTAGAGGGAATTCACCTTCAACAAAATGCAAATCCTTTAGGATATCTTTGGTCTCTGTCTCAGTTAAACCTCCAAAATACAATCAGGACTTCTCCAAATTGGCTGTTAAACCAGAAACAGCACTAAATGCTTGAAAGCACTCTTGAATAACCTGAACAGAAGCATTATTTCCCTTGCAAAAAATCACCAAGTCATCCGCAAAACATAGGCTCACCAAATTCAGATTTTTACATCTACGATGAAATTTAAAATCCTTATTCTGAGTAGCTTGAATGAACATCCTAGTAAAAAACTTTATAACAAGAACAAACAATAGAGGGGAAATCGGGTCCCCTTGTTTCAGCCCCCTCCTACTAGTAAAGCAACCATGCACTCTACCATTCATCAAAATTGAATAAGATGAATCTTTTAAACACATCATAATCCAGTTAATAAACTGGTTCGGGAAACAAAAGGCAGCAAGAATATCCTCTAAACAGTTCCAATCAATGGAATCATATGCCTTGCTTAGATCAATTTTCATCACACATCTAGGGGAAATATGCTTCCTCTTGTATCCTTTAAGGATATCCTGAAAAATAAGTATGTTATGAGCTAAAAGTCTATCCTTAATAAAAGCCCATTGATTTTGGTGTATTAACAGAGGAAGGACCACTTTCAATCTACCACACATCATCTTAGAAATACATTTATATAATgtattgcagcaagctatgggcctATAATCCACTGCCTTAGTTGGATTTGCAACTTTAGGAATCAAAgacaatataacattatttagGCCTTTAGGAAGAATACCTTGCTGAAAGAAACCCAATACAACAGCTGAAATATCATCACCAATCTCATTCTACATTGATTTGAAGAAACCCGCACCATACCCATCTGGACCTGGACTCTTGATTGACCTAATGCTAAACATAGCATTCTTTACATCCTTCTTAGTAAATGGTTTTATTAAAGCCAGCTGATGCTCTAAAGAAAGGATATTACCATGTATAAAGCAATCCTTAGGAATAGAACCCGAAGCCTTACTTTGGCTGCCCAAAACACTTctaaaatgaaataaaaagtgAGCCACAACCTCCTCATAATTCTCAACTATCTGACCATTATCAGTCACAAACGAAGCTATTCGATTAACTTCCTTCCGCTGTTTCAAACAAGCATGGAAAAAAGATGTATTATCATCCCCAAACCTGAGCCAATTGACCTTGCTTTTTTGTCTCAGGAAACTGTCATATACTCTGGAATTCTGAATCAGATTATCAAGAGCTTGCTTTTCCTCAGCTTGAAAATCAGTAGAGTGAGGAGCTTGTTGAAGCTGAATTTGAGCCTGATTATAATTTTCCTTAGCCATCTGAAACTTTCGCTCAACATCACCTATCTCAGTCTTATTAAAGTACCTCAAAACGTGGCTAAGTCTCTTAAGTTTCACCAAAATACCATCAAACCCCTGAACAGAAACTGCTTTATTCCAACTTTGCATAACAGTGGGTTTGAACCTTTCATGTTCCATCCACATGTTGAAGAATCTAAAAGGCTTAAACCCAATATTCACCTCGCGGATTACCTTAATAAGGCAGTAGCAATGATCTGAGAATATGTCCCATTGTTTAACAGCAACCGAATCCGGGAAAACGTCTATCCACTCTTCATTTTTAAAAACACGATCTAATTTAGAGTAAATTCTAGCCCCATCAAATTGGTTATTAGTCCATGTAAAATGAGAACCAATCGATCTAAGCTCATCAGCCAAACCATATGCTTTCCACCGTTGAGCATCAACCAATTCAGCAGCAGCAACTGGACGACCCCGACATCTATCAGTACTTTCAAACACTGAGTTGAAGTCTCCTGCCATTAACCAAGGAGCAACTAGAAAATTAAGGCAAGATAAATCATGCCATAACTGAACTCTTTCAAGAACTGTGTTTCTCCCATAAACAAATGTCACACAATACTCCTTTTTAGACTGTAACTCCTTAATAAGAGTGTGAATATATTGGTCAATCTCTTGTAAAATATCCACAAACAAAAAATTACTCTTCCAAACCAGCAAGATTTTACCCTCATTATGAAATCCCTTATAATAGCTCCATCCATCAAAAAATCTGCCCATCATTTCCTCCACTTTCTCACCCCTTAATTTGGTCTCAAGAAAAGCACCCAAACCAATTTTATTAATCCTACAAAAAACACTGAGGGACCtctgtttttccctcttattcAAACCTCGAACATTCCAGCTAAGAATTTGGAACTCCCCCATTTGATTTTTTGTTTGCACTGAAGTCCAATTTCGAACCATCCAGTCTCTTGTCCTGTAAGACATTATAAGTGTTTTTTAATTTGTTCTGAGCCTTGGTAGCCAACAAATTCTTCCCACCCACTTTCCTAGGGGTGACCCAGTCCCCCTCACGATCTAAATTGCTGTCTAAAACTTCTCTGTCAACAGCCACCTGATCTATCTTGGACACTTGATTAGTAGCTACATCAATAATATTTGTTTTCAGCTGATCATTTGAATTCTCCAGAGTATTATTAGTCGGTTTAGTCTTGAAACCAGATTCAATAGCTTGCTCTGAAGAACTTGCACCCTTCTGCATCTCCAATTTTCCCAGATTTGCTCCTTCAGCAGATTTATCTAAGTTAGCTCCTTCAGAGTTCTGTTCTTTTGGTCTCCAAATCACCTCCTTTTTCTTATTACAAGAAGATTCAGTATGGCCATACACCTTGCAGACCTTACACTGTGTTGGAAGCCATTCAAACTCAACAAATTGCTCCATCAATTGCCCTCTTTCATTCAAAAGCTGAATAGATTTCGGGACCTCATCAGCTATGTCAATCTCCACTAAAACCCTTGCAAATTGCATCATAGATCTATCCTTTGTAACCTTATCTACAAGAATTGGTTTCCCAAGAGTGCTAACCAAAGCACTCAAACACTTGGTTCCCCAATACTGTAACCCCAACCCAGGTAGTCTCACCCACACCGGTACAGATTTAACTAACCTCATATGATCTAATTCAGTGGTCCATGGTCTCACAATGACTGGTTTTCTATCAAAATGCAAAACCCCATTTTCTAACACCAAGTCTCTAGTAGCTTCATCTCTGAATTTAACCAGAGTATGACCTGCATTTAATCTCGCAATCCTCTCGATACCCAGTTTACCCCACATTctctttatgaacccttcaaaGACTGTAAAAGGGGGATTAGCTCCTAAAACCATACATACCACAGCTGAGTTCCATATAGAAGCTTCAACAGCAATTTCTTCCAAATCCACTTGAGCAATTCGATGGCCATCTTGAATTAATGGTTCTTCAAATTGCAGTCGAGCACCCCCTTGTTTCGGCAACAAATCTTTAAACGATGACCACTTATCCTTGGCTTGATTTAGAAAATCGTTGTTGCACTCTTCTTGCTCACTCCATTTAAAACCAGAACGAGAAACCCCCGACCTATCCATGTTCAAATCCCCTTTCAACGAACCTCCAATCTCAGGGAAATCAGCCATGGTATCTTTGAAAATGTCCTCCATCTCAGTTGAAGGTTCTTCATTCTCAATTACCAGCGATTCTCCAACCACTTCCTCAGTCCCTAAATCTTCCCTACCCTTGTCAATCGTAGTAGGCTTCTGGTGGACTCTCTTACGTCTCGCCATGGAGCAGCTAGAGAGAACCCTCACGCCTCCAGATGAGCATTAAtggtttttcaaataaaatatggcttttttttacaagtattattttatggctttttaaaatTTGTATTCCCTTCTGTGGGATTTTTTTCCCATACTtttgtaaaaaaatcattattatgccatattttttttcccataatctgtttttttttttaattaaatttgttcaTACAAACCAAAAAAagtttaattaccatatttttgcatattaatggctaaaaatccatattttctttctcttaTTGGTAAAAGAGGAATGATATTGTGCAAATTAAAGTTGAAGAAAAATTATACTCCATATGTCCTTTTGATTTTTTTCTCATACTTCGTAGTTTTAACTCTTCTCTTATATTTATTCAAGAAGAATTTTAGAAGATTAATTAAtactgattttttttaaataactgtATATCAAGTTATTTTTgataaattaattgttatttcattTATAAGACGGGTAAAATATATAATGTTTTCAAAATGCTCTACTATACTTAAACTTTTTTTTATACTAAAAGTActcaaattttttaaaatgtaGTATTTGAAAACCTAAACTTGTATAGCTTAAGAAAAGGAAGACACATGAGTTGGTTATATTGTAGAGGCCATTCTGCATATTTAAATACAAATTTTATTTGTTTTGGACAACATAATATATTTAATCAGCAAAGATATTATATAATGTATAGAATTATGGAGCTAACGTTGCAACACGTcacatgtaaaaaaaaatcttCGGATAAGTAACTAAATATATAAAGAATCATATGAACAATTAATTGGAGTTATTAACATTGATGATCATCATCTCACTCTTAATTCCACAAGTCTCCCACAAAAAATAATGGgcccgtttggtaaaatttttgtttttgaattttttaaacacaaaaatagaaattttattttatttttattttttatttttaaaaaataaaaatatgtttggtaactatttttgttttttgtttttaaaaataataaacgcgtttgataacttttatttttattttgtttaacaatatgaggtgttgatttgaaaaagagaagaaaaaaaagaaaaattgaaaactattccaaaaaaatttgaaaatgaaaaaaattatattttcaaaatttaattataattttaaaaaataaaataaaaatagagttaccaaacacattttatgtttaattttcaaatttttaattaattaaataaaaactatttttttaagtgttgccAAACAACACCAATAATGTTACAAactgtatttatttaattaatattctaaTGTTCCAAGCTATGATTATTCTTCCATTATTATACCACACATTATTTGAAATAAAACACCAATCATGAAACATATTAAGGAATACGGCGCCCAAATTCCTATCCTTAACCCTAGTCTCTAGGAGTCTAACCAAACCAACTTCCCTAGtcaaaataagttttttttttacttcataTTGCTTCTGAGTTTGGTTCAAACCCCTCACATTCCACGAgagaacactactacaaaaaagggcaattgtgtcagtcagacgcgtcagtcaacgcagttgactgacgctgttgaccaaaAATTAACATTTGTGACAGTTAGTCACTGCCACAAATGATGGGGCCATTGCGTCATAACATACACTGACGCTGTTTAATGgggccgtttgcgtcagtgccccactgacgcaaacgggccgTTAACAGCGTCAGTGAGGCACTGACGGTAACGACCTGTTTGCGTCattggggcactgacgcaaacgcctaAGTGAAACGCGCGTTTCACTATggagcgtttgcgtcagtgccccattGACGCAAACAGGCCGTTACCATCAGTGGGGCACTAACGCAAATGACCCGAATAACCTAAATAAACCCTCATCGTCCCGTGTACAGACCCATTTACCTAATGTTCAGAAACGAAAATGCTTGAAAAACCAGAGAAACCAGCGGCGCCTCCTTCCACATTTGCTCACCTAGGTacgtttttatcaatttttttttttcaattttaatgtaaaaatagtgatttatatatgtttatgtaacttatatatagttttttttttaattttttgtatagattttgtatttttgaagattgtagtttgaaaacccataaactttcttggtttttttgggttttctacatcaagaacccacattgctcaattaccacaagtaagtgcaattttattaatttttgtgatttaaatttaatttttgtgatttttttttataaattgacataatttcatattttttaatttttggatagttttatattaatgattatgtaattgttttaggtttaaactttgcattttaatatttgatatttttagaatttttttattataatttattttatttttattaactttttttttaaaatttaatttaatttcgaatttacttatataaatgagtgtatatatatattaacgaatatattttgtataactttcattttgttaattgtttagtttgattattattagtaaatttttgtttatattttgttaactttttaaatttatttttaaattttgggtttaattggttaaatatgtatatattaaaattgtttgtttttttaagttatattttattattgatttagttaggatatttatagtcaatttttctttatgtgatttgttaaattttttttaaaaaaaaaactttatttctgctttaagtatataaatgagtacatataacaaattattttttttctttaagcacgttattgtttatttagttacaatatagctttaatataattttctttatattttgttaacttttttattatttttttgtttattgttatatttgagtaggtattttgttgacaactttgttggtgagatcaagcttttggaggattttatattagaggtaatattttaaaccttaatgtataattaagatattgaacttagtagattgtacgaattataaaatagtggagataggatctgggactgtgtgctgcggtgatataaggttgtaattgtgcatgtttgattgattacttgatttgttgtatttatgtgatgaatataggtttatttaatttttgggaaatatgatagaaataagagaaatgctgcccaattttttgtaagatttagtaatttgagcaagttggtgaggaaattttagtttaagtaggtttaatacatagaaatttagaacacacaagagtacatatattaactttgatatctgaattacttttatagttttgatcacaaatgttaactctagataaatgttttaaaaaaattatattgttgtttttctgttcatactgctgtttttctgtttctgctgctgtttTTTTGTTTCtggtgctgatttttttttttttatcaaaataggccagggaaattggcataaacatttgcaatttccctggttaatactttatgtgagagtgcccaactgacgcaaaaaatactcatttttaacatttgtaGCAGTGCCCCACTGTCGCAAACCAGAGtttcatttgcgtcagtggggcactgccacaaactggcatttgtggcagtgccccactgacgcaaatgacactctggtttgcgtcatgggcaattgcgtcacatatcaaactgacgcaaaaaatcaattatggcagttataaactgacgcaaatgaccttttttgttgtagtggaaTTTTATCCATTCACCATAGGAGGATCTCCCCCTCCTCAGTGACAGCAATCTCTTGATCTTCATTATTTGCCCACTTATTTGATTCTCCCAAGACTTGAAAAGTATTGGTCAGATCTTCAGGCGGTTTCTCCTTGTATCCATCATTTCCAAATCCTTTTCTCCCTTTTCCTTTGACTACACAGAACCCCTCTGCATCTACAATAACTTGTTTGCTAGCTGTTTTAACTTGATCCTTAGGTATCGAAACCTCAGACCCCAGTTGTTTCTTGCACATAAGTGTCTCATGCCCCAACCCTTTGCACTGTAAACAGATAATCAATTTCCATTCATAATGCACCATCACATCCATTTGTCTGTCCTTCTCATTGATAAAACTGATAATGCTAGGAAAGGATTGTGTGATAGAAACCTCAATCATTATCCTTGCAAAATTAAGTTTCTCCTTTGTTTTTGTAACTAGATCTACTTTTAGAGGTTTCCCGATTTGAGACACTAGCTTGTACAATGTCTTCTAGCCCCCCAATACTTCAATTCTAAATTTGTTAACTGAATCCAAATGGGCACTCTCTACATGTCTTCTCTTTGAAATTCTTCATGAGCATTCCAAGGTTTCATGATAAGCGGTTTCTTGTCAAATAACATAATTCCATTACTCAGAACAATATCCCTCTGTTCAACCGAATTAAACCTCACTATAAAGCTCTCTCTATAAATTATTTCTGGGCACTAGACACATTTCTTATATTTTATTTAGCTCTAAAAAAtcttctcaatattattctttgagtgttagacgagttaacgaaaaaaacaaactaacataaataattaaaaaaaattaaaatatgatattttttagatattttacaatgctaattatttaaaaataataaataaataatgaaataaattaaaatatgatatttttgagatattttacaatgataattatttaaaaataataaaatcatatgttttataacttaaataaaatttaattaaacttaaacttataagaataatatcatattaaacatacaaTATGATCTATTGTCAACTTGCAATAAGTTgctttaaaaaaaactagcaagaaacataaatttaaaattcacgtataatatttaatattacattaaacatataatatatactttcttgttgtcactctcatattaaaaaattagaacaaacataaacttacacaaaataaataaattatttaattaaaataggatatttatttaaaatttatatgacattaatataaatttaataaaaataattaataaattctataaataaaactaaggaaATGTACATTGCACCTTAGTTGTATCTAGTATAAAGAAATATGTGTATAACCCTCGAATTAATTTCAatatgtatgcatatatatataaactataaaTTCTAACAACTAAAATATTCAAAACATATATATGAACAAAAATATAATCAAACATACTAAAATAGTAATTAACAATAAGTCCATTAAAACGAAATGCATTTTTTGCACAGTAAAAAAAATGAACGCATAGATTTGAGGTTTAATAAGAGAGTCCCAAAGGAACTTTGAAAAAGCTAGGGGGAGCAGGCTCAACAAAATCTAGATTGGCAATATTAATTGATCATCCCAAAGTAAGCCTCAAAAAATTGAAGATTAATAGTAAGGAAGTTGATGATTACTTATTGGAATGAACAATAGGGTACGCAGCATAGACATTACATGTGAAAGGGGTGAACATAATATTTTAACGTTTTTTTGATTACCCGTTCATATTAAAGAGTAAAATATTTagtaaaatgaataaataaaaatatttggtcatatttataaatttaaatacaTTTTATGCCATTTAATAACAAATCCAACTTTTGTTACTTGTGATGTGATTGTTTGTTTAAAAAGATGACTTGTTCAAAACGTTGTATATACGCAGTACTAGCTAGTACTTTGACTGACTTTGTCTACGTTTTGTTTTTCTTGGAGAGTTGATGCAACCTTTTAAATAGACTTTTCTTTGATCGAAACAGTTCACGTGACCTGTTTTCTTAGGCGTACGTTAGGGAGTGAAAATTCATGACGCTTACCTTTGGTACTAACGAACATAAATAGGAGACTATGAAAATTGACAGCGAATAAGAAGTTGTTTCGCTCCTTGATTAAAAAcctgtcttttatttttaaaagttaaaagaattattttttgaaaacaagttgggGGTATTTTCCTTGtttttcagaaaataatttttaaaaataaaattacaaaaaatataagagggtgtttgacattgttttatgttttcaaaattgtgttttaaaaaatgagaatagataacagtttttgtagttttcaaaatataatggtGTTTGGCTATTGTTTTCTAAAAACAGTTTTCAaaaaccaaaaatccaaaaacaTGTTtggatgataaaaaaaaaagcagtttttaaaaaacatattttttttacaataattgttttaatacttattattatgatttttttttaataaaaatgcattatgtgacatacatatTTAATCTAACTTAGTTATAATATTgctaattttcatataaattaacaatatatcatattttttgaaaaaatatataatctaaaaaatatataaataatttttacaagtaaaatatcaataaaatattataatgcttcaaaaatatgagaaattttaaattttaaataaaatatttaatctaaAGTATATAGAAAATCACCATTAATCTACAATATGTCCCCATAAACTCAATTTGAATACTAAAATTATTTTATAGTAATAAAATATAGTtgactaatttatatttttataagttGTCCACATAGCTTGAGCAATACGATCTCGACATCTTGCCATTGCAGCAGCAGATTCATCAGATAAATTGACTTCACATCTTGACACACTAGTGTTAGCTTCCTCTAAGTTGTCTTCACCCTCAAGTTCTTTCTCTTTCCATTCTCTAAACATATGATCATGCTGTGTGCGTTGACGAATAAAATTATGAAGAGTGCAGCAAGCAATAACTATCAAAGGTTGTCTACTCAATTTGTAAGGTGGCATCATCTTCAATATAGGAAAACGTGCTTTTAGTACACCAAAGCACTGTTCAATGACATTCCTAAGAGAAGAATGCCTATAATTGAATAGTTCTTTCATACCACATGGTCGATTACGTCCATTATTGTATTCTTGCAAATGATATCTTTCACCACGATATGGTGGGAGAAAACCTTTTGTGCATGGAAACCCAGAATCCAAAACATAGTATTCACCTACATAATAAAACATGTCAAAAAGAAAAATTAGTTTTCTATATGCACCATcacataaattataaaataataattcaatccTAGGCTTTCAATACCTTCTTTAGGCAAGGGAAACTTATATTTAGGTTTCGTAATTGCATCTATAAACACCCTGGAATCATTTGTGGTGCCCTCCCAACCAGCAGATACAAAAGTAAAGAACATTTCAAAGTTACAAGCACACAAGACATTTTGTGTTACCACGTTTTTTCGGCCTCTGTAactgacttgtttatctgtggggaCACATGCACTCACATGTGTTCCATCAATGGCACCGATGCAATTCTGATAGTACAAAAATCCAAAACCATTATAAGCATTTATCGAAGAAAAATGTAAACTAAA
The Humulus lupulus chromosome 6, drHumLupu1.1, whole genome shotgun sequence DNA segment above includes these coding regions:
- the LOC133785741 gene encoding uncharacterized protein LOC133785741, translated to MARRKRVHQKPTTIDKGREDLGTEEVVGESLVIENEEPSTEMEDIFKDTMADFPEIGGSLKGDLNMDRSGVSRSGFKWSEQEECNNDFLNQAKDKWSSFKDLLPKQGGARLQFEEPLIQDGHRIAQVDLEEIAVEASIWNSAVVCMVLGANPPFTVFEGFIKRMWGKLGIERIARLNAGHTLVKFRDEATRDLVLENGVLHFDRKPVIVRPWTTELDHMRLVKSVPVWVRLPGLGLQYWGTKCLSALVSTLGKPILVDKVTKDRSMMQFARVLVEIDIADEVPKSIQLLNERGQLMEQFVEFEWLPTQCKVCKVYGHTESSCNKKKEVIWRPKEQNSEGANLDKSAEGANLGKLEMQKGASSSEQAIESGFKTKPTNNTLENSNDQLKTNIIDVATNQVSKIDQVAVDREVLDSNLDREGDWVTPRKVGGKNLLATKAQNKLKNTYNVLQDKRLDGSKLDFSANKKSNGGVPNS
- the LOC133785740 gene encoding uncharacterized protein LOC133785740, which translates into the protein MGRFFDGWSYYKGFHNEGKILLVWKSNFLFVDILQEIDQYIHTLIKELQSKKEYCVTFVYGRNTVLERVQLWHDLSCLNFLVAPWLMAGDFNSVFESTDRCRGRPVAAAELVDAQRWKAYGLADELRSIGSHFTWTNNQFDGARIYSKLDRVFKNEEWIDVFPDSVAVKQWDIFSDHCYCLIKVIREVNIGFKPFRFFNMWMEHERFKPTVMQSWNKAVSVQGFDGILVKLKRLSHVLRYFNKTEIGDVERKFQMAKENYNQAQIQLQQAPHSTDFQAEEKQALDNLIQNSRVYDSFLRQKSKVNWLRFGDDNTSFFHACLKQRKEVNRIASFVTDNGQIVENYEEVVAHFLFHFRSVLGSQSKASGSIPKDCFIHGNILSLEHQLALIKPFTKKDVKNAMFSIRSIKSPGPDGKDILKGYKRKHISPRCVMKIDLSKAYDSIDWNCLEDILAAFCFPNQFINWIMMCLKDSSYSILMNGRVHGCFTSRRGLKQGDPISPLLFVLVIKFFTRMFIQATQNKDFKFHRRCKNLNLVSLCFADDLVIFCKGNNASVQVIQECFQAFSAVSGLTANLEKS